One Streptomyces sp. NBC_00554 DNA segment encodes these proteins:
- a CDS encoding HAD family hydrolase — MSTLTGTAVVFDLDGTLVDSEPNYFEAGRRTLAEYGVTDFTWSDHESYVGISTRETLALWKERYGLTAPLDTLLADTNRRYLELARASTRVYPEMRKFVELLAGDGVPMAVASGSSPEAIEAILTGTGLAAHLPTVVSSDEVAHGKPAPDVFLEAARRLGAAAADCVVLEDAAPGAAAAHAAGMRCIAIPYVAAQADDPGFATAGLLLRGGQAEFTARAAYDWLVASAPVS, encoded by the coding sequence ATGAGCACTCTCACCGGCACCGCAGTCGTCTTCGATCTCGACGGAACACTCGTGGACAGCGAGCCGAACTACTTCGAGGCGGGCCGGCGGACGCTCGCCGAGTACGGCGTCACCGATTTCACCTGGTCCGACCACGAGAGCTACGTCGGCATCAGCACCCGGGAGACGCTCGCCCTCTGGAAGGAGCGCTACGGTCTGACGGCCCCGCTCGACACCCTGCTCGCCGACACCAACCGCCGCTATCTGGAGCTGGCCCGCGCCTCCACACGCGTGTACCCGGAGATGCGGAAGTTCGTGGAACTGCTGGCCGGCGACGGCGTCCCGATGGCCGTGGCCTCGGGTTCCTCACCGGAGGCCATCGAGGCGATCCTGACGGGCACGGGCCTGGCCGCCCACCTGCCGACCGTCGTCTCGTCCGACGAGGTCGCCCATGGCAAGCCCGCGCCCGACGTCTTCCTGGAGGCGGCACGCCGCCTGGGGGCTGCCGCGGCCGACTGCGTGGTCCTGGAGGACGCCGCCCCGGGCGCCGCCGCCGCGCACGCGGCCGGGATGCGCTGCATCGCCATCCCCTACGTCGCCGCTCAGGCCGACGACCCGGGGTTCGCCACGGCCGGCCTGCTGCTGCGTGGCGGCCAGGCCGAGTTCACCGCACGGGCCGCGTACGACTGGCTCGTGGCCTCGGCTCCGGTTTCCTGA
- a CDS encoding Lrp/AsnC family transcriptional regulator, whose amino-acid sequence MAVDELDTRILRLLLEQPRTSVREYARMLGVARGTLQARLDRLERDGVITGTSPTLSPAALGHPVLAFVHIEVTQGHLDDVGDALAAVPEIIEAFSITGGGDLLTRVVARDNAHLEDVIQALISLPGVVRTRTEVALRERVPQRLLPLVESIGRATKN is encoded by the coding sequence ATGGCCGTGGACGAGCTCGACACCCGTATCCTGCGGCTGCTCCTTGAGCAGCCGCGCACCAGCGTGCGTGAGTACGCCCGCATGCTCGGCGTCGCCCGCGGCACCCTTCAGGCCCGCCTCGACCGGCTCGAGCGGGACGGAGTGATCACCGGTACGAGCCCGACCCTGTCCCCCGCGGCACTCGGCCACCCCGTGCTCGCCTTCGTGCACATCGAGGTCACACAGGGCCATCTCGACGACGTGGGCGACGCGTTGGCCGCCGTACCGGAGATCATCGAGGCGTTCTCGATCACGGGAGGCGGTGATCTGCTGACCCGGGTCGTGGCGCGTGACAACGCGCACCTCGAGGACGTGATCCAGGCGCTGATCAGCCTGCCGGGCGTCGTCCGCACCCGCACGGAGGTGGCCCTGCGCGAGCGCGTCCCGCAGCGGCTGCTGCCGCTGGTGGAGTCGATCGGGCGCGCCACGAAGAACTGA
- a CDS encoding ATP-binding protein, giving the protein MASDPSGNRKPSQEAIETLSSSFAGQLCDVTDARLTAESYLSALARASPPSAAEHWDDILLVVTELVANSVQYAPGPFELRMRRTFDGVHVTVRDSSTTPPAPRPCLPLHGGGGIGWHLIHTLCDQVSVVLRPDGKDVHTFLPW; this is encoded by the coding sequence ATGGCAAGCGATCCGAGTGGGAACAGGAAACCTTCACAGGAGGCGATCGAGACGCTCTCCAGCTCCTTTGCCGGCCAGTTGTGCGACGTGACCGATGCGCGTCTCACGGCGGAGAGCTATCTGAGTGCGCTCGCCCGGGCGTCACCGCCCAGCGCGGCCGAGCACTGGGACGACATCCTGCTGGTGGTCACGGAACTGGTCGCCAACTCGGTCCAGTACGCTCCCGGCCCCTTCGAACTCCGTATGCGCCGCACCTTCGACGGCGTCCATGTGACCGTGCGGGACAGCAGCACCACCCCGCCCGCACCCCGCCCCTGCCTGCCGCTGCACGGCGGGGGCGGAATCGGCTGGCACCTCATTCACACCCTGTGCGACCAGGTCAGTGTGGTGCTGCGGCCCGACGGCAAGGACGTGCACACCTTCCTGCCCTGGTGA
- a CDS encoding RNA polymerase sigma factor SigF: MAAVRALETTATAQRTAEAGEVGGESELPVIDDPSKVNPKDARELSRQFFDRLTMLEEGTHEYQYARNTLIEMNLSLVRYAASRFRSRGDSMEDIVQVGTIGLIKAIDRFELTREVEFTSFAVPYIVGEIKRFFRDTSWAVHVPRRLQEARVELAKATEELRTRLGRMPTTRELSELMSLSEEDVIEARKASNAYASTSLDAALAGTGAAEGEGVLADLIGAEDPSLELVEDFHSLAPLIAELDTRERLIVHLRFVEERTQAQIGKELGISQMHVSRLITRIIKRLRTGLLDPAVA, translated from the coding sequence ATGGCAGCCGTGAGGGCGCTGGAAACAACGGCCACGGCACAGCGGACGGCCGAAGCGGGCGAGGTGGGCGGCGAGTCGGAGCTTCCGGTCATCGACGACCCCTCGAAGGTCAACCCGAAGGACGCGCGCGAGCTCTCCCGCCAGTTCTTCGACCGGCTCACCATGCTCGAAGAGGGCACGCACGAATACCAGTACGCGCGCAACACCTTGATCGAAATGAACCTCTCGCTGGTCCGCTACGCCGCCTCCCGCTTCCGCAGCCGCGGCGACTCGATGGAGGACATCGTCCAGGTCGGCACCATCGGTCTGATCAAGGCCATCGACCGCTTCGAGCTCACCCGAGAGGTCGAGTTCACCTCCTTCGCCGTCCCCTACATCGTCGGCGAGATCAAGCGCTTCTTCCGCGACACCAGTTGGGCGGTGCACGTACCCCGCCGTCTGCAGGAAGCCCGCGTCGAGCTCGCCAAGGCCACGGAGGAACTGCGGACGAGGCTGGGCCGCATGCCCACCACCCGCGAGCTCTCCGAGCTCATGTCCCTGTCCGAGGAAGACGTCATCGAGGCGCGCAAGGCCTCGAACGCGTACGCCTCCACGTCGCTCGACGCGGCCCTGGCCGGGACCGGCGCGGCTGAAGGCGAAGGCGTGCTGGCCGACTTGATCGGCGCGGAGGATCCCTCGCTCGAGCTCGTGGAGGACTTCCACTCCCTGGCTCCGCTGATCGCCGAACTCGACACACGCGAGCGCCTGATCGTCCATCTGCGCTTCGTCGAGGAGCGCACCCAGGCCCAGATCGGCAAAGAGCTCGGCATCTCCCAGATGCACGTCTCCCGGCTGATCACCCGCATCATCAAGCGTCTCCGCACGGGGCTGCTTGACCCGGCGGTCGCCTGA
- a CDS encoding STAS domain-containing protein has translation MAYGDDELAAGAAAPSDLGGAALRLYTLQERPGVRLVGEISPSTRLVWRQALDQLAGRHDHVCFLELSAITFVDVAGASELARTAQALNERRRLVLERPPPELPRILELFWPELRAIEVAA, from the coding sequence ATGGCGTACGGCGATGACGAGTTGGCGGCGGGAGCAGCCGCCCCGTCCGACCTCGGCGGAGCCGCCCTCCGTCTGTACACCCTCCAAGAGCGCCCGGGTGTACGGCTCGTCGGCGAGATCAGCCCGTCCACACGCCTCGTCTGGCGGCAGGCCCTCGATCAGCTGGCCGGCCGACACGATCACGTCTGCTTTCTGGAGCTGTCCGCGATCACCTTCGTCGACGTCGCCGGTGCCTCCGAACTCGCGCGCACCGCGCAGGCGTTGAACGAGAGACGGCGTCTGGTCCTGGAACGGCCGCCGCCCGAACTCCCGCGGATCCTTGAGCTGTTCTGGCCGGAACTCCGGGCCATCGAGGTGGCGGCATGA
- a CDS encoding anti-sigma factor RsbA family regulatory protein: MTNAATRTEPFAHPALLYRSDQEYLAGTLPFLLDGMAAAEPVAVAAPAPRLELIRAELGAAAAEVHFVDMTRAGRNPGRIIPSVLRSFADARTAGRVRIIGEPIWPGRTAVEYPACVQHEALINVAFQGRDVTILCPYDARALPSDVIADAHATHPVVIDAGRERASTAYALERVLARCNERLLHPPGAATVHFDSDALPTSRDFAVREARERGMSDARVQDLALVVAELTTNSVVHGGGSGTLRIWAESEQIVCEVQDNGHLADPLAGRHPVRIEQLGGRGLFLVHFLSDLVRVHTGEDGTTVRSYVART, encoded by the coding sequence ATGACGAATGCGGCCACCCGGACCGAGCCGTTCGCCCATCCGGCACTGCTGTACCGCAGCGACCAGGAGTACCTGGCCGGGACCTTGCCGTTCCTGCTGGACGGTATGGCCGCCGCGGAGCCCGTCGCCGTGGCCGCCCCCGCCCCGCGGCTGGAGCTGATCCGAGCGGAGCTCGGCGCGGCCGCCGCCGAGGTGCACTTCGTCGACATGACGCGGGCCGGGCGGAACCCCGGACGCATCATCCCGTCGGTCCTGCGGTCGTTCGCCGACGCCCGGACCGCCGGCCGCGTCCGCATCATCGGGGAGCCGATCTGGCCCGGCCGCACCGCGGTGGAGTATCCGGCCTGCGTTCAGCACGAGGCACTGATCAACGTGGCCTTCCAAGGCCGCGACGTGACGATCCTGTGCCCATACGACGCGCGGGCCCTCCCCTCCGATGTGATCGCCGACGCGCACGCCACGCATCCCGTCGTCATCGACGCGGGCCGGGAGCGGGCCAGCACCGCCTACGCGCTCGAGCGGGTGCTCGCGCGCTGCAACGAGAGGTTGCTTCATCCGCCAGGAGCGGCGACGGTCCACTTCGACTCCGATGCCCTGCCGACCTCTCGCGACTTCGCGGTGCGCGAGGCGCGCGAGCGGGGGATGAGCGATGCCCGCGTGCAGGACCTGGCTCTGGTCGTCGCGGAGCTGACCACCAACAGCGTCGTGCACGGCGGCGGTTCGGGAACGTTGCGGATCTGGGCCGAGAGCGAGCAGATCGTCTGCGAGGTGCAGGACAACGGGCACCTGGCCGACCCACTGGCCGGCCGGCACCCGGTGCGGATCGAACAGCTCGGCGGACGTGGCCTGTTCCTCGTGCACTTCCTCTCCGACCTCGTCCGCGTACACACCGGCGAGGATGGCACGACGGTCCGCAGTTACGTTGCCCGGACGTGA
- a CDS encoding FUSC family protein — protein sequence MLVAPDPGRVRLRNSCRAVVGIGIAVAVAELAGLSLTASITGGLAALLALFTVADATVRAQRVTTALLPAAGFPVLAVATLLHGVPLARDAAFLLVVFGGVYARRWGPRGHALGIFAFMNFFVTQFLHAVPAQLPELYAAVGLALGVAGLVRFVLWPLERGAPPPAPAPRPLPGTGLARPTTRQAFQATAACVFALVAGQALSQERWYWAVGTAWWIFVNTVSRGETLVRGFRRVLGTVVGIVVGVLVAIPLHGAPVPTAALVAVCVFGIFYTASVSYSWMVLAVTVMAGLLYGLLGVLDPGLLVLRLEETAIGAVGATLAVILVLPVTTHATNDAWIQRALRCVHAATAEAAARLAGSPTADPAPHAAELEVLLARVRMALAPLVHPLNPFRARKARAAQVITLLDGCAREVRGLVAVAADPDASHDIRLAAACSRVKSAVEALTISEKGRREPTRTLGAPAHPAATEQQPALAHLHSLERALAELEVPLRSSRHSPLVGA from the coding sequence ATGCTCGTGGCTCCGGATCCGGGGCGTGTCAGGCTGAGGAACTCGTGCCGTGCCGTCGTCGGCATCGGCATCGCCGTCGCCGTGGCGGAACTCGCGGGACTGTCCCTGACGGCTTCCATCACCGGGGGACTGGCGGCCCTGCTCGCTCTCTTCACGGTCGCCGACGCGACGGTGCGCGCCCAGCGGGTGACCACCGCCCTGCTCCCGGCCGCGGGATTCCCCGTACTGGCCGTGGCCACCCTCCTGCACGGTGTGCCCCTGGCCCGGGACGCCGCCTTCCTGCTGGTCGTCTTCGGCGGGGTGTACGCCCGACGCTGGGGCCCGCGTGGACATGCGCTCGGGATCTTCGCGTTCATGAACTTCTTCGTCACGCAGTTCCTGCACGCCGTCCCGGCGCAGCTGCCCGAGCTGTACGCCGCCGTGGGCCTGGCTCTCGGCGTCGCCGGCCTCGTACGTTTCGTGCTCTGGCCCCTCGAGCGCGGTGCGCCTCCGCCCGCCCCCGCGCCTCGGCCGCTGCCCGGCACCGGACTGGCTCGCCCCACCACCAGGCAGGCCTTCCAGGCCACGGCGGCCTGCGTCTTCGCCCTGGTCGCCGGACAGGCGCTGTCCCAGGAGCGCTGGTACTGGGCCGTCGGCACCGCCTGGTGGATCTTCGTCAACACGGTCTCGCGCGGCGAGACGCTCGTCCGCGGATTCCGCCGGGTGCTGGGCACGGTCGTGGGCATTGTCGTCGGCGTGCTGGTGGCCATCCCGCTGCACGGGGCGCCGGTCCCGACTGCCGCCCTGGTCGCGGTCTGTGTCTTCGGGATCTTCTACACGGCCTCGGTCTCGTACAGCTGGATGGTGCTGGCGGTGACGGTGATGGCGGGATTGCTCTACGGCCTGCTGGGAGTTCTGGACCCCGGCCTTCTCGTACTGCGCCTGGAAGAGACCGCCATCGGTGCGGTGGGAGCCACGCTCGCCGTGATTCTCGTGCTGCCGGTCACCACCCACGCCACGAACGACGCATGGATCCAGCGCGCACTGCGGTGCGTCCACGCGGCAACCGCCGAAGCCGCCGCCCGTCTCGCGGGCTCGCCGACAGCGGATCCCGCGCCGCACGCGGCCGAGCTCGAAGTGCTGCTGGCCCGTGTCCGGATGGCGCTTGCTCCTCTGGTGCATCCACTCAACCCGTTCCGCGCACGCAAGGCCCGGGCGGCCCAGGTCATCACGTTGCTGGACGGCTGCGCCCGCGAGGTGCGCGGCCTGGTGGCCGTCGCCGCGGACCCCGATGCGAGCCACGACATCCGTCTCGCGGCAGCCTGCAGCCGCGTCAAGTCGGCCGTGGAAGCCCTGACCATCAGCGAGAAGGGTCGCCGCGAGCCCACAAGGACCCTCGGCGCGCCGGCGCACCCCGCTGCCACCGAGCAGCAGCCCGCCCTCGCCCACCTGCACAGCCTGGAGCGGGCCCTCGCCGAACTCGAGGTGCCCCTGCGCAGCTCCCGGCACTCGCCCCTGGTCGGCGCCTGA
- a CDS encoding nitric oxide synthase oxygenase, whose translation MPCRHAPAPYELHRAASEFLTLRHSEERLGDPARRIAAAHKEIAETGTYRHTTEELVFGARVAWRNANRCIGRLYWHSLCVRDRRDVRDTRDVAEASADHLREATRDGRIRALITVFAPDEPGRPGPRIWNEQLIRYAGYARPDGGVTGDPRNEGLTTLALRLGWPGGPGTPFDVLPLVIQGADDRPRWFALPQDAVLEVELGHPEYTWWRTLGLRWHAVPALANMCLEIGGVCYPAAPFNGWYMGTEIGARNLADTDRYDLLPHIADRLGLDTRTDRSLWKDRALVELNRSVLHSFDRAGVTVTDHHTESRRFLTHLGREERKGRRVGADWSWIVPPISGSATPVFHRTYEAVERSPAYVHHPEAHERARGAVLV comes from the coding sequence ATCCCTTGCCGCCACGCGCCCGCTCCGTACGAACTCCACCGCGCCGCGAGCGAGTTCCTCACCCTCCGCCACTCCGAGGAACGCCTCGGGGACCCGGCCCGGCGGATCGCCGCCGCGCACAAGGAGATCGCGGAGACAGGGACGTACCGCCACACCACCGAGGAACTCGTCTTCGGCGCGCGCGTCGCCTGGCGCAACGCCAACCGGTGCATAGGGCGGCTCTACTGGCACTCCCTGTGCGTACGAGACCGCCGGGACGTGCGGGACACGCGGGACGTCGCCGAGGCATCGGCGGACCATCTGCGGGAGGCGACCCGCGATGGCCGGATCCGCGCGCTCATCACGGTCTTCGCGCCCGACGAGCCAGGGCGCCCGGGGCCGCGGATCTGGAACGAACAGCTCATCCGGTACGCCGGCTACGCACGCCCGGACGGCGGTGTGACCGGCGATCCGCGCAACGAGGGCCTCACCACGCTCGCCCTGCGACTCGGCTGGCCCGGCGGCCCCGGCACCCCCTTCGACGTACTGCCGTTGGTGATCCAGGGCGCCGACGACCGGCCCCGCTGGTTCGCGCTGCCGCAGGACGCGGTGCTCGAAGTGGAGCTCGGGCACCCCGAATACACCTGGTGGCGCACCCTCGGACTGCGCTGGCACGCGGTGCCCGCGCTCGCCAACATGTGCCTGGAGATCGGCGGTGTCTGCTACCCGGCCGCGCCCTTCAACGGCTGGTACATGGGCACCGAGATCGGCGCCCGCAACCTCGCCGACACCGACCGCTACGACCTCCTGCCGCACATCGCCGACCGCCTCGGCCTCGACACCCGCACCGACCGCTCCCTGTGGAAGGACCGCGCGCTCGTCGAACTCAACCGCTCCGTCCTGCACTCCTTCGACCGCGCGGGCGTCACGGTCACCGACCACCACACCGAGTCCCGGCGCTTCCTCACCCACCTCGGCCGTGAGGAGCGCAAGGGCCGCCGGGTCGGCGCGGACTGGTCCTGGATCGTGCCGCCCATCTCGGGCAGCGCCACACCCGTCTTCCACCGCACCTACGAGGCGGTGGAGCGGAGCCCCGCGTACGTCCACCACCCCGAAGCGCACGAAAGAGCCCGCGGCGCAGTCCTGGTCTAG
- a CDS encoding lactonase family protein, with protein sequence MADGFRRQQRAFIGSFTAAGGLGVLTAAVDPGSGALTVLSAVDGVPDPSYLALSPARDMLYAVSETAVGAVAAYRVTGDRPELTGTLVTVGGSGPTHLSVFDGHVLTANYGSGSVTAVPVRTDGGLAGAASSVLQHTGSGPHTPRQHGPHAHQVQPDPSGRWAVSVDLGTDSVRVCALDGGKLTLHREFALRPGSGPRHLAFHPRGEHAYVLNELAPTVTVCRWDAAEGALRPVGETPVLSGVRGGDAYPSGIVVSPDGRFVWTATRGQDVVSVLTPDTVGEGLRLVATVPCGGTWPRALALDPSGRFLYAANERSGDVTWFVVDPDTGVPRRGGSVDAPAASCVVFG encoded by the coding sequence GTGGCAGACGGCTTCAGGCGGCAACAACGGGCGTTCATCGGCTCGTTCACGGCGGCGGGAGGACTCGGCGTCCTCACCGCGGCAGTGGACCCGGGCAGCGGCGCGCTGACCGTCCTGAGCGCGGTGGACGGCGTCCCCGACCCGTCGTACCTCGCCCTGTCGCCCGCGCGGGACATGCTGTACGCGGTCAGTGAGACGGCTGTCGGCGCGGTGGCCGCGTACCGCGTGACCGGCGACAGGCCGGAGCTGACGGGGACGCTCGTGACGGTCGGCGGCAGCGGCCCGACGCACCTGAGTGTCTTCGACGGACACGTCCTGACCGCCAACTACGGCTCCGGCAGCGTCACCGCCGTCCCCGTCCGTACCGACGGAGGGCTCGCGGGCGCCGCCTCCAGCGTGCTCCAGCACACGGGCTCGGGCCCGCACACCCCGCGCCAGCACGGCCCGCACGCCCACCAGGTGCAGCCCGACCCGAGCGGGCGATGGGCGGTCAGCGTCGACCTCGGCACGGACTCCGTGCGGGTGTGCGCGCTGGACGGCGGAAAGCTCACGCTGCACCGCGAGTTCGCGCTGCGCCCCGGCTCCGGACCCCGCCACCTGGCCTTCCACCCGCGCGGCGAACACGCGTACGTGCTCAACGAACTCGCGCCCACCGTCACCGTCTGCCGCTGGGACGCCGCCGAAGGCGCGCTGCGGCCCGTCGGGGAGACGCCGGTGCTGTCCGGTGTCCGGGGTGGCGACGCGTACCCGTCGGGCATCGTCGTGTCGCCCGACGGCCGCTTCGTCTGGACCGCCACGCGCGGCCAGGACGTCGTCTCCGTGCTCACGCCGGACACGGTGGGCGAGGGGCTGCGGCTGGTCGCCACGGTGCCCTGCGGAGGCACCTGGCCGCGCGCGCTGGCCCTCGACCCCTCGGGGCGCTTCCTGTACGCCGCCAACGAGCGCTCCGGTGACGTGACCTGGTTCGTGGTCGACCCCGACACGGGCGTACCGAGGCGGGGCGGCTCGGTCGACGCTCCCGCGGCGTCCTGCGTGGTCTTCGGCTGA
- a CDS encoding sirohydrochlorin chelatase → MSSPTGPASGLPVRMPRPRQPGRHRRPEALVAPEGAPALVLAVPGTPSAAIRSLTEEVVSIARSELPGLDARIGYLDGDDAEFPTLQSVLVRAAEERTARFEQSRAAGADVTAPDGPVAVVVPLLAGPDNALLRRIRQAVMDSRVAADLADVLGPHPLLAEGLHVRLSEAGLARADRARLFTVATAADGIILASVGGEEAVQAAGITGMLLAARLAVPVMAAALDEEGAIAATAEQLRNSGSQQLALAPYLIGPELDAGLLDAAAKEAGCAAAEALGPYPAIGKLALAKYTAALGIAPQQPQGAPVR, encoded by the coding sequence ATGAGCTCCCCCACTGGGCCCGCGTCCGGCCTGCCAGTACGAATGCCGCGACCCCGCCAGCCCGGGCGGCACCGCCGCCCGGAAGCCCTGGTGGCTCCCGAGGGCGCGCCCGCGCTCGTCCTCGCGGTGCCGGGCACCCCCAGCGCGGCCATACGCAGCCTCACCGAGGAGGTCGTGAGCATCGCGCGCTCCGAGCTCCCCGGTCTCGACGCCCGGATCGGGTACCTCGACGGGGACGACGCCGAGTTCCCCACGCTGCAGTCCGTGCTGGTCCGCGCCGCCGAGGAGCGCACCGCCCGCTTCGAGCAGTCCCGCGCCGCCGGTGCGGACGTGACCGCGCCCGACGGGCCCGTGGCCGTCGTGGTGCCCCTGCTCGCCGGTCCTGACAACGCGCTGCTGCGCCGGATCCGCCAGGCCGTCATGGACAGCCGTGTCGCGGCCGACCTGGCCGATGTGCTCGGCCCGCACCCGCTGCTCGCCGAGGGGCTGCACGTACGCCTGTCCGAGGCGGGTCTGGCGCGTGCCGACCGTGCCCGGCTGTTCACCGTGGCGACCGCCGCCGACGGCATCATCCTGGCCTCTGTGGGTGGCGAGGAGGCCGTGCAGGCGGCCGGGATCACCGGCATGCTGCTGGCCGCGCGGCTCGCCGTACCGGTGATGGCGGCGGCGCTCGACGAGGAGGGCGCGATCGCGGCCACCGCCGAGCAGCTGCGCAACTCGGGCTCCCAGCAGCTGGCGCTCGCGCCGTATCTGATCGGTCCGGAGCTCGACGCGGGTCTGCTCGACGCGGCGGCCAAGGAGGCGGGCTGCGCCGCCGCCGAGGCGCTCGGCCCGTACCCGGCGATCGGCAAGCTGGCCCTTGCCAAGTACACGGCGGCGCTGGGCATCGCGCCGCAGCAGCCGCAGGGCGCGCCGGTGCGCTGA
- a CDS encoding N-acetylglucosamine kinase: MTGAGPPPGVLAVDSGGSGLRVALAVRGEVQGVPLTSKEPVRTGPRGIDAGHLLEQLLPLARQLMADAGVGELGAVAVGAAGLATLGDELRAELPSALERELGVTRLALAADAVTAYMGALGRRPGVVVAAGTGMIAVGTDLESWRRADGWGHLLGDCGGGAWIGRAGLDAAVRAFDGRRGGSAALRARAEEMFGPIPGLPGKLYPRTDRPAALAAFAPEVAACAESDQVAADILRSAARNIAESAAAVCPPSGQPQVALTGGLFKMGAALLVPLTEALAEQLPQARQVPAAGDPLHGAVLIAVDLANDQLTLPRDRRMLHVVTKEAGGQSRHTDHL; encoded by the coding sequence ATGACGGGCGCGGGTCCGCCGCCCGGTGTGCTGGCTGTGGACTCCGGGGGTTCGGGGCTGCGCGTGGCGCTCGCCGTACGCGGGGAGGTCCAGGGGGTTCCGCTGACGTCGAAGGAGCCGGTGCGCACCGGCCCGCGCGGCATCGACGCCGGTCATCTGCTGGAGCAACTGCTGCCTCTGGCCCGGCAGCTGATGGCCGACGCGGGGGTCGGTGAACTCGGGGCGGTCGCCGTGGGAGCCGCGGGCCTGGCCACGCTCGGCGACGAGCTGCGCGCCGAGCTGCCGTCCGCGCTCGAGCGTGAACTGGGTGTGACACGGCTCGCGTTGGCCGCCGACGCGGTGACCGCGTACATGGGCGCGCTCGGCCGGCGGCCGGGAGTGGTCGTCGCCGCGGGCACCGGCATGATCGCGGTCGGCACGGATCTGGAGAGCTGGCGGAGGGCCGACGGCTGGGGCCATCTGCTCGGTGACTGCGGCGGCGGGGCCTGGATCGGCCGGGCCGGTCTCGACGCGGCCGTCCGGGCCTTCGACGGGCGCCGTGGCGGATCGGCGGCGCTGCGGGCGCGCGCCGAGGAGATGTTCGGTCCGATTCCGGGCCTGCCGGGCAAGCTGTATCCGCGGACCGACCGGCCCGCCGCGCTCGCCGCCTTCGCACCCGAAGTGGCCGCCTGCGCCGAGAGCGACCAGGTGGCGGCGGACATCCTGCGCTCGGCCGCGCGGAACATCGCCGAGTCGGCGGCCGCTGTCTGCCCGCCCTCGGGACAGCCCCAAGTCGCCCTCACCGGCGGCCTGTTCAAGATGGGCGCCGCCCTCCTCGTACCACTGACGGAGGCACTGGCGGAGCAACTACCGCAAGCCCGGCAGGTACCGGCCGCCGGTGACCCGCTGCACGGAGCCGTGCTCATCGCGGTCGACCTGGCGAACGACCAGCTCACGCTCCCCCGTGACCGGCGGATGTTGCATGTGGTGACCAAAGAGGCGGGGGGACAGTCCCGCCATACTGATCACCTCTGA
- a CDS encoding uracil-DNA glycosylase: MAPRPLHEIVEPGWAKALEPVAGRIAEMGDFLRAEIAAGRTYLPAGANVLRAFQQPFDEVRVLIVGQDPYPTPGHAVGLSFSVAPEVRPLPGSLINIFRELNTDLGLPQPSNGDLTPWTRQGVLLLNRALTTAPRSPAAHRGKGWEEVTEQAIRALAGRGRPLVSILWGRDARNLRPILGELPSVESAHPSPMSADRGFFGSRPFSRANDLLTGQGAEPVDWRLP, from the coding sequence GTGGCACCACGACCGTTGCATGAAATCGTCGAACCGGGCTGGGCGAAAGCCCTGGAACCCGTCGCCGGACGGATCGCCGAGATGGGCGACTTCCTGCGCGCGGAGATCGCCGCGGGACGCACCTATCTACCGGCAGGGGCGAACGTCCTACGGGCCTTCCAGCAGCCCTTCGACGAGGTCCGCGTCCTCATCGTCGGGCAGGACCCGTACCCCACGCCGGGGCACGCGGTGGGTCTGTCGTTCTCCGTGGCGCCCGAGGTGAGACCGCTGCCGGGCAGCCTGATCAACATCTTCCGGGAGCTCAACACCGACCTGGGCCTGCCCCAGCCGTCCAACGGCGACCTCACGCCCTGGACACGGCAGGGCGTGCTGCTGCTCAACAGAGCGCTCACCACGGCCCCGCGCAGTCCCGCGGCGCATCGCGGCAAGGGCTGGGAAGAGGTCACCGAGCAGGCGATACGCGCGCTGGCCGGGCGCGGACGCCCGCTGGTGTCGATCCTGTGGGGCCGCGACGCCCGCAATCTGCGCCCGATCCTCGGCGAACTGCCCTCGGTCGAATCCGCCCACCCCTCCCCCATGTCCGCGGACCGCGGCTTCTTCGGTTCCCGGCCCTTCAGCCGGGCCAACGACCTGCTGACCGGGCAGGGAGCCGAGCCGGTGGACTGGCGCCTGCCATGA